The following proteins are co-located in the Betta splendens chromosome 9, fBetSpl5.4, whole genome shotgun sequence genome:
- the prnpa gene encoding prion protein a, with protein MLVLKKLPVTVTLCLLLLAALLPSCEARGGRGGGVFRGGGGSRGGGYNRGWGGGGGQAYRPPPVQSSGPSAGKVAGAAAAGAIGGAMLGSALSRPGYGYGYGGYGGYGGYGGYGGGYGYPGHVGGVAYRPRPNYEPEGSGDMEYYTGASSGPIYNSIIVVIGSLVSLVMGHWVVAM; from the coding sequence ATGCTGGTCCTGAAGAAGCTGCCTGTTACCGTgaccctctgcctcctgctcctcgcgGCACTGCTGCCCAGCTGCGAGGCCCGCGGTGGACGTGGAGGTGGGGTCTTCAGAGGTGGGGGAGGCAGCCGGGGCGGTGGATACAACCGGGGCTGGGGAGGTGGCGGCGGCCAGGCCTACAGACCTCCACCCGTCCAGAGCAGTGGCCCCAGTGCAGGAAAGGtagccggcgccgctgcagcgggCGCTATAGGAGGAGCGATGCTGGGCTCTGCCCTGAGCCGCCCCGGCTACGGCTATGGCTATGGAGGGTACGGTGGATATGGGGGGTACGGTGGATATGGAGGGGGCTATGGCTACCCAGGCCACGTAGGGGGTGTTGCATATCGCCCCCGGCCCAACTATGAGCCAGAGGGCTCTGGAGATATGGAGTACTACACTGGAGCCTCCAGCGGCCCCATCTACAACAGCATCATTGTTGTCATCGGCTCCCTCGTGTCCCTGGTGATGGGCCACTGGGTGGTAGCCATGTAA
- the LOC114862992 gene encoding major prion protein homolog gives MKRNPLSVLCLSSLLLYIDLSFARVRIGGGFGKGLSFKPPSTNRGTGITNTGHKGSHGSSSLGGIPKQSGRPSYPVTGRSGGYGAYPGKNINHNPNNRVLSPRYGGSFGYGGRGVRGGSPYSQSVQAMGAYPSDESRDYGQRAVMAAAGGAMAGMALGYGLGRFPRPHFSFHSPQEEYYYNHYMYRKYGVKSTDTNDYSRDYKYTQPPMTYGSFMDSCMKRTDVLPGENPPPKAAAVASALDTGSDAVEAQSSAAPAPGLAKQPDASGDAEDSDTVSIVEIGYPALIEQMKARSCLEMYMVYSDKYLVKARAQRLHTRSQGLLVLLTSALMMLLNSDMLVLLH, from the coding sequence atgaagaggaacccattatCAGTGCTGTGTCTCTCTTCGCTTTTGCTTTATATTGACCTTTCCTTTGCCAGGGTTAGAATAGGAGGGGGCTTTGGAAAGGGCCTTAGCTTCAAGCCCCCATCAACAAACAGAGGCACAGGCATCACTAACACAGGCCACAAAGGCAGCCATGGTTCCAGCTCATTGGGTGGAATCCCCAAACAGTCAGGTAGACCTTCGTATCCTGTAACTGGCAGGTCCGGCGGCTATGGTGCTTATCCAGGGAAAAACATCAACCACAACCCCAACAACAGAGTCCTGAGCCCTCGTTATGGCGGCAGCTTCGGTTACGGAGGCCGCGGTGTGAGGGGCGGCTCTCCGTATTCCCAGTCAGTCCAGGCCATGGGCGCGTATCCCTCGGATGAGTCCAGAGATTACGGGCAAAGAGCGGTGATGGCGGCAGCGGGAGGGGCTATGGCAGGAATGGCCCTGGGCTACGGGCTGGGAAGGTTCCCCCGTCCCCATTTCAGCTTCCACAGCCCCCAGGAGGAGTATTACTACAACCACTACATGTACAGGAAGTACGGAGTCAAATCTACTGATACCAATGACTACAGCAGAGACTACAAGTACACGCAGCCCCCTATGACCTACGGCAGCTTCATGGACTCCTGCATGAAGAGAACAGACGTTCTGCCCGGGGAGAACCCGCCGCCAAAAGCAGCCGCCGTCGCCTCAGCGCTGGACACGGGCAGCGACGCAGTGGAGGcccagagctcagcagctccgGCCCCTGGCCTCGCAAAGCAGCCCGACGCCAGCGGCGACGCAGAGGACAGTGACACCGTCAGCATTGTGGAGATCGGCTATCCAGCGCTGATTGAGCAGATGAAGGCCCGGAGCTGCTTGGAGATGTACATGGTTTACTCGGACAAGTACCTGGTGAAAGCGCGGGCACAGCGACTGCACACGCGCTCGCAAGGACTATTAGTTCTACTCACTAGCGCTCTAATGATGCTACTGAATAGCGACATGCTAGTGCTGCTGCACTGA
- the prnpb gene encoding LOW QUALITY PROTEIN: prion protein b (The sequence of the model RefSeq protein was modified relative to this genomic sequence to represent the inferred CDS: inserted 2 bases in 1 codon; deleted 1 base in 1 codon), with protein MWEPKQGRAQTTTSNSSIFHTGHKKIKDKIDVFIKKGGSAGYGGYPGGYLNHNPNNRVLSPRYGGSFGYGGRSVRGGSPYSQSVQAMGAYPSDESRGFGPGAVMAAAGGAMAGMALGYGLGRFPRPHFSFHSPQEEYYYNHYMYRKYGVKSTDTNDYSRDYKYTQPPMTYGSFMQSCMRRDDLLSGQNQKSNKEDVTFTLTNTTTAAADTNTGSDTTKSDRTAAGISSTSALSTLHSVNESESSPVXRKAAAEEEDDDDDDDDDTVSIVVIGYPALITDLKVRRCIGLYMAYCGKYLTRQREAAEPGAAPRPESLRGLIAVATGAALTLLNSNVLIQLH; from the exons ATGTGGGAGCCA AAACAAGGGAGGGCACAAACCACAACAAGCAACTCCAGTATATTTCACACAGGccacaaaaaaattaaagacAAAATAGACGTGTTCATAAAGAAGGGGGGTTCTGCTGGTTATGGAGGGTATCCTGGTGGGTACCTGAACCACAACCCCAACAACAGAGTCCTGAGCCCTCGTTATGGCGGCAGCTTCGGTTACGGAGGCCGCAGTGTGAGGGGCGGCTCTCCGTATTCCCAGTCAGTCCAGGCCATGGGCGCGTATCCCTCGGATGAGTCCAGAGGGTTTGGGCCCGGGGCGGTGATGGCGGCAGCTGGAGGGGCTATGGCAGGAATGGCCCTGGGCTACGGGCTGGGAAGGTTCCCCCGTCCCCATTTCAGCTTCCACAGCCCCCAGGAGGAGTATTACTACAACCACTACATGTACAGGAAGTACGGAGTCAAATCTACTGATACCAATGACTACAGCAGAGACTACAAGTACACGCAGCCCCCTATGACCTACGGCAGCTTCATGCAGTCCTGCATGAGGAGAGACGACCTTCTGTCTGGACAGAATCAAAAGTCAAACAAAGAGGACGTGACTTTCACACTTACaaacacaactacagctgctgcagatacCAACACAGGCAGCGACACGACAAAGTCCGACCGCACTGCAGCCGGGATCTCATCGACCTCTGCACTTTCAACCCTCCACAGCGTGAATGAGTCTGAATCCAGTCCTGT CAGAAAAGCTGCtgccgaggaggaggatgatgatgatgatgatgatgatgatacagtTAGCATAGTGGTGATTGGCTACCCAGCTCTCATCACAGACCTAAAGGTCAGGAGATGCATTGGGCTGTACATG GCCTACTGTGGAAAGTACCTGacgagacagagggaggcagcggAGCCAGGAGCAGCACCGAGGCCGGAGTCCCTGAGAGGCCTGATAGCTGTGGCCACCGGTGCCGCGCTGACGCTGCTCAACAGCAACGTGTTGATCCAGCTGCACTGA